Part of the Calypte anna isolate BGI_N300 chromosome 21, bCalAnn1_v1.p, whole genome shotgun sequence genome is shown below.
GGGGTGCTGAGGTCCCAGCCCCgtttccagccctgcctgcacagGGAGGCTCACACCAACGCTCCCACGCCGCAGACCCTGGGTGAAGAGCTTGGCAAAGCACTCAGGCTCAGCTGAGGCTGTGCCTGACTGCTCCTGCCTGTCCCACAGCCTGTCAAGGGAGATGAAACCCCTTGTCCAAGAGTCAGTGCTGCATCCTGCAGCGTCAGGACACGGATCTgccccagctgcccagcagccagcacagacaGGGCCTGCAGCAGGAACAGTAAAGCTGTCACTTACCAGCCCCCAAAGGGGCTTAGGAACCACTTTTAGCTTTGACAGTTAAATCGGCCTTGGGGACAAATCCTATTTTGAAGGCTTTTGTTATGTGTCATGTCTAATCGTGTAAAAATAATGGACTCTGGGTAGCTTGCTGCAAAGGAGCAATACAAACACCTTCCTCTGTGGCAGCCCCACCATGgggcagggatgctcccagggGGAAGCTGCCCTGTGGGGCACAGAACTGATGCAGGGGATTTGGAGAGGCTGTGCCGGGTGGCACAGCTGTGGTGgccccagccagcacaggggcTTCCCCTGCCACACTACTCCCCtctcctgcatccctcctgccaACAACAACAGCATCCTTGCCTGCTCGAGCGGGACCGCAGCCAAGGCCAGAGTTAAACTCAgtctgtgtgaaaaaaaaaaagccttttggtGCAGCtctgaagaagctgctgcttctgcccagAGAGGGTGAAACAATTCAGATGAGTGCTGGTtgccccagctctcagccagAGGCATGGCTGCCTGCACCAGCCAGGGCTGCCATGGCACGGGGGGCACTGCTGGacaggagcagccaggcagggctcAGCTTGCTGCCCCCTGGGAGGGTTGGGAGCGGGGGCTGCCACCGGCCCCCACGGCAGGAGCACAATGGGGGCTCTGTCCCCACAGCGCCCGCTGGGCTGGGCcccccactgctgctgtttcacttGACCTATCAGGAATAATAACGGAAACAAATAACAAATTCTTTCACGCACCCAAGGGAAAGTTTTCCAAACTCACCGAAAACTCGTGGCTGGTCGGAATGGCCGTCAGTGCCGGGGACAAGACCCACGCTGCAGCCAGTGGCAGGGACAGAGCCACGTGGCTCTTCCCAAGGACTGACCCTGGCAGCAGGTCACACACACACCGAGGCCTGATGTGTGCCGGGTGGGAGCATGCAGAGGGACCCCCACATTCTGGCAGGGGTAGGAGGGTGTCTATGTCCCCACCAGATACTTCATGGGCTAGAGGAGGGATCCTgtccccaccagctcctctctccagACAGCcacttcctcctcctgctgcaggctgtgttGTCACACCTGGCTCTCCCGGTGACAGCAAATGAGTTTGAAACCGGACCGTGCTCACACCCGAGCGCCCCACAGCAGCTCGCTGTTTCAGACATCCATCTGAGCCAGGAGGGACGTGTGCTGGTGGCACAAGCCGCTTTACTTGGTGCTCCCTGGCTGCACCTGCGGCACccccacagcagcacccacacTGTGTTCCCCAATacatccctgctgcagccagagcttCCTCACCCTCATTGCCTGGGCTAGAGGTTTTTGGTCAAACGTGGCTACCTGCAGCCCACCACACCCCCCCACAGCCACCTACCCCCAAGCTCCTCGCTGATGTCCAGGCTGGAGCTCCAGGAGAAGCGCTCCACTGCCCCGTACTCCATACCGGCCAGCCCGGCGGGCAAAGCCTCCAGCTCGTAGGCACCCCGTTTCCTCCAGTACAGAAACATCCTGGGGTGACGGTCAGGAGGGCTCCCCAGAGCCGTGCCCACCTCACCAGGGCCACCAGTGGGACTAGCCAGGGGAGCCCAGCTCCAGCTTTAAGAGCGGGTCCCGGTCTCTGGACAAGCGGCGCATTGACGGCGGCGGCCGGAGCCGCGGAGCAGCggagggtgctgctggaggctgcCCAGCGCCCGCGCGGGGGGCACACAAAGGGCCTTTCTTCAGCCTCCTACAGACATTGCACAAATTTCACTTTCCGCCGTCTATGAAAGACATTAGGCCGCAGAGACAAGACACACTTGTGATTAAAATAATCGGCATGAAGAGGGGGGCTGTTGTGGCTCTGCTGTCCGACAGCTTTTGAGGGGGGCAGGAATGCACTGCTCCGAGCCCCGGCTGCACCTCCGCACCCGTAGGCATGCCAGGGGCCCCCAGTCTGCAAGGGGAAAGACAGGGGTCTTTAGGGGGGTTTTCCCTCCTGCTGAATTTGAGCAAACAGGAAAGCACCAGACGGGGCTTAAAACccacaaaagcagcaaaggagGGCACCTTTGTCTTGCCCCACACAAAAATCTCActaaagctgaaggaaaacaaggcaTGGTGTGGGCTGATCAGCCAGGCTGAGACCATCCCAGCCCCCAAACTCATCAGCATCAACAGCATCTCCTCCCGAAGGCGTCACGTGCTCCCCAGTTTTGCTGCTTCCAGGCACCCTTTGCCAGAAAAGGTacctcaaaataaaacaaattgcTGCATAAATACTAAACGCTAACATAACAAAAACACACACTGTACTTTATTTAGCACACCCCTGATGTCTGAAGTGCCAAATAACCAATTTCCTATCAATCACAGTACCAAGAGCCCCCGGCCCTGAGGGGAATGCTCAGCCCAGGGGATTTTGATTTCATCCACACTGCTTACCCATCTCACTTTTCTGGTGCCTTTTCAACCCACAGCCCCACACCTTGAACCCCCAACCTCACCTGAGATTTTCGCCTCAGCTGCACAATGGTCCCCGTATTTATTTTAGCCACTGTTCAGGCCAGGTTGCCAGCCAAGTCCTCCCTGCACTGCCAGACCCAGCCAGATGGGGATCATTAGGCTGGGATTAGGTTAAAGCTTTAACTCCTTCAAAGGCAGAAACGCTGCACAGCCCCCTTGCAGCTCCTCACTCTCTCACCCCCTCTCTGGCAGCCATTGTattaaatttcttcatttacagGTTAATTTCTGCTGTGCTAGGAAACCTCACAAACcagataaaagcattttttgcaGAGTACTTGTAcccacagcagccaccagccAAAATGATCTGGCACTGTGCAGTGCACTGcatccctccttcctctgctggagACCTGGCCCTAAAAGGGTCTCAGGGGGCTGTGGACCCCAGGGACTGAGCCCCTGCTCTGGGACATCACATTAGCAGGAACCTCTGTTCAAACAAGGTTACTCCTGCAGTGCAGGATCCATTAGATCCCAAACACCCATTCAGAAGTGTTTTCTCCCAAAAAGATCCTGGACAGCCCAAGACGCTCACTCACCTCTGCATGACTCCCCCCAACCTCATCTTCACTTAGGAGCAAATTGCTGCCCCAAGGAAGAGCTGAAAACACATacacaaataaagaaataaagtttgGCCCAGTGGGGCACAGAGCAGGTAATGAGCTCAGCAATACTCAGTACCCCAGAGCTGCGTGCAGGCTGTGGGTGTCACAACTCTCACCCTACCTCAGCCTCCCCTCATGCCATGACCTGGTGAGACAGTGGTGGGTTACACATTCGTGCTAGAATCAGAGCTTTTCCCACACTGGCACTCAAGACATTAAACTTAAACCACAGAAACATGCTTGGTGGCCAGAGCCAGCCACGAGGTGGAACCAAGTGATGACCCCAGCCAGTGACCAGCAGCATGACTGCACGACTAACCATACAGGCAGACAAGCCCACACCTCTGCAAATCACTCTCCAAACCCCAGCACTACCCAGTGGCTGGGTTCAAACAGAACTGCTTCCAATTCCCAGCAGAGCACCTACAATGATAACCACATCCAGCTTGAATCAGCTGTGTCCAAGCCAGTAcaagctgaggaagaagttgaAGCCAAaccaacatttttaatatttattacaaACCatcaaaatacaaacaaaaattataaaacattattaaaaacgGGCATGCTGTAGGATCTAAACCAGACACCTCTCCCAGGTCTCTCAAACCTCTGTGATACCCAGAGCTTCTGGGTGACCACACCCAGCTCTCCATCCAAATGAATCCATGGTCCAAGGTCTCCGAGGCTTCAGGCATAATCACACTCAAACGCATACTCCCGCCtcatgaaatgctttttctttttaagcttcCCAGACCCCAAAATGCTGTAGTTATAATCAGATGTGACATAGGGGATCTCTCCCTCAATTCCTTGctggaaaggggagaaaaacaaaaccaagaacaacTTCAAGAACTTGTAGCTTCAATGGAACAGGAAGCACTTTCCTCTTAATGACTGACAAGAGCTGACTGGTGGGAAGAGTACACGTGTTTTGTTTGTTACTGAACAAACCCCACTCTGGTATCTGAAACATGACAAGAAcgctcccctctcccttttctaTGCTTTAAGGACAATTTCCTATACAGATAACAATCTGTTAATGCCCAGACATCTCCAGGCATGCATATGcctcagaaaatacaaaaatggaaaatgtgccAGACAGCCAAAGCTCAGCCAGTTTCCACCCCCTTCCTGTGAGGCTCCTACCTGGCCCACAAGAACACAGTTTGGGATAGCAATATTCCCAAGGAGCAGACAATTCACTTGTCTCAGGTTCTCTGGAGGCACCGGCGTCAGAATGTGGTAAAGTTTCTTCTCTATGTCAACCCCTCGGACAAttcctgaaaaagagaaacaaagttCAGATTTAACTGTACCTGATCATTCTGGATTGCCTAACTGGATGCAGCCAGAGCTCTCTGCATAATGGATCTTCTAGAGAGATCTGATACCCATCTTGAGAAAAACCTGCCTTGCTCTATCCCACTTTTCCAGTATCTCAGCATATGCACCAACAGCAAGCTTCCCAAAACCAACTATCCTGCTTGTTCATTGGTGCAGACACTTGAGGAGCTCAGGATCAGACTCCAGGTCAGAACTGTAATATTAAATGGAGTTGTAGAAGGAAACTGACAGAAAACGTAAAGAATTTTGTATAGGCCACGTGGAATCTGCTTTTGGGAATGCACATTGTGAAAGCAATGAAATTGTCATGTTAAAAAAGCATGAGAGAAGTTACAAAAGGCACCACTCAGTGATACTCTCCATAGTTGTTACCACAGGTTAATGAAAACCAAAGGACTTGAAGAATAGCTgataacaaaagagaaaaaccaatcattttttaatctcatcctcctttttctgtcctttttgaAAGAGCAGGCAATTCCATCACTCTGCAACCTATCTGTCAAAACATGACAGGTGAGAATGCAGCTCAAGGTCTCCCAGGGTGGCTCACCGAAGCCAAGGCAATCACAGACTGGTGTCTGTGTCAGCAGGACTGGCCCATCCGTTTGGCATCTGATTTCATCTGGTATCCTGCAGAGCCCAACCCAGCTGGCATTCACTGCATACATGATGTTGGTAGGAGCAACATCAGTGTGAATAACCCTGAGTGCAACAGCATTGAAAGGTACCTGAGagagtaaaaaaagaagaagaaactcTATCATCAGCTCAGTACCAATTTAGTTTCAGCTCAGAGATAATTCTAAgtacacaaaacccaaaagctccCAATCAACACCTACAGCCATGCATGATCTCAGCAGCAAACACAACAGTTTGAACTCTAACAAATGAACACACATGGAATGTGTGCCACACTGGCAGCTCAACAGAAACCTCACTCCTAGATACATAAAAGAAGTCTGTATCTTTTTGCAGATTCCAGaccattttttctgcttcagaaaaacacATGCAGTACAAGCAGAACGCTATAACTATGAGCCAGGCCTTCTGCAATATCTCCAGGCCTTTATAAAATGCTCATTTACCTGATATGGCACAAGACTGTGCAGTGGAAGCACTGCCCCAATGTCTGGGGACTGCAGCTGGCCCAGGTAGCCCAGTATGGCCATGTCACGCAGGATGCCACTATGTACTCGCCTGGAAAAATAACCCCAACAAGTCAGGAAAAGGCATCACACCCTCACGGAGCAGTTCAAACCAAACACCCCAGACAGTCCCAAGTACAACAGGTGGTATTAGCTGCTTGATCACACAAGTTTAGTTTTAAAAACTTCTATGGATCAAAAAAATTTagagctatttttttattacctcTCAGGGATCAACCATGGAAATCAGGGCTTTGTTTCAACTTCAAAAAGGCATTTATGAATATGGGtggtggtctttttttttttaatcaaagtcTGTAACTAGATAATGGGTAAGAAACCTCCGaattatgaaaaaaaggagACTTAATAGTAAATGATTCCAAGTGGATGCCATGCCCAGTGTAAAAGTAACTGACAGCAGTCACTGGAGAGGAACAAACCCCTCCCCAAgcccccaaaaaaacaaccctacaCAAACATTCTCCCAAACACcctcctcagaaaaaaaaaaaccactgccaACGTAACAGCCAGACAAgcaacacacaaacacagctcCTAATAAGTAAAACTAATAATCCCTGACTGATTTCACAGAGCTCTTGAggccaaagcaaaacaagagcTTTTACCACCAGGACAACACACAATTTTATGAATCCCACTAATTACCATGCAGCATTCAAAATTCTACTTACGCTTCACCTGCAACCCCTGCTCGGGGGAATTCTGGATGGACATAAAGCAGTTTATACTCAGGAGCTGATGTATCTCCATCTCCTTCAGTGGACTTCCAGTTCTCTGCTCCACTCAGGCCCATCCGTTTGCGCTTGGCTTGCTGCTTGCCCTTGGTGTACAGCCCAGGAGTCTGATGGACGTGCTCTGGGGTGAGTGGAGCCATGGCCTTCCAGTCATACACATCCATCTGAACAATGTGACTGGGTGACAACAGCCGAATGATATCAATCAGAAGCAGCAACCCCTCACcttcagagagcagagaaaacacGATTGCTGCTGCTACACGAACAGGTCAAAACACTGTTAAGGAATTACTCTTCTTGCACTAGTGTAGGAAAGTTGTATTTCCTGGTTCTGGACTCTCTAGAAAGTGTAGTGGTTCACTGCTACAGTTATTGTCTTCCTTCCCCGGCACCCTGAGAACATATTTGTCCTGCTTACCTTTCACCCAGCCCATGGTGTTGATGACTAAAGGCACTTCCTTCTTGTAGGAGCTGAACACATACTTCACAACATCAAGGTATCTTTCTGTGTCCTGCTCACAACTGGTCTGTCCATAATACACCATCTTACGTGGTGTCTGTTGATGAGTGAAGGGTGGGCCtgaaaaagcaagcagcaaacCTCTAGTGGCATCAGTAAGTCAAATCAAAACCTCTCATCCCTGCAGCACCTACATGCAACCCCTTCTGAAATAATCTGTCatcttttcagaaacaaacaGTCCTTTTTGTACAGCCTACACCTAGGGAGAAACTTTTCTGTCGCTTGCAAAAGCCCATAATAGActtgttagtttgttttttttgtctggttgattttttgttttgctttactttcaATTTGTTTTTACATCATTTGTAAATTTCAAAACAACTGTCTTCTAGGTCAGACTGTCTGAAAGGTAAAACAAGCCTGACCCAGTGACTCCAGCCCACAAGACTACAAAATACCAGCCATTTCTCTGGctctagttttttttttttcactcaaaacAGCCCCCAATTTAGGTGGATCCCCTTAGTACTTCTTAAACTAGTTTAATCTACAAGTAGTAAAATCTGGGATTTTCCTGAACAGACTTTTCAAATCCTAAAGTCTGAAAATCCACTTTGACACGCCACACATTCCATCACCTTATAAACAACTATCTTCTCTCTTAAAACAGAACAAGCACAGACAATATCTCATTATTACTAAGGGAGATTTTCACGTGGAGCTTAGATGCCCCAGCAAGGAAGCTTTTAcagcctttatttttctctgtgaacCTCTGACAGATCTGGCAACTTCTGCTCAAGTACAGCCTCTACCCGGAAAACACCTTCTGGAAATGAAACAGGTTTCTGGCAACTgcagagaacagcaaaaaaccagAGAACATACCAAGAATTGGCTCTGTGACATCACTTAAAGACACACATCCAGGCGGTGTAAATTCAGTTTGACCTATGTCACATTCCATATATTCAACTGAGGGAAGGCTGCAGTGGAAGAAACCCATGTATTAgcatccattaaaaaaaaaaaacaacaaaaaaaaccacctgtgCACAACCAGGAACACACCAGAAGCACAATCTGATTTTGTTCCAGGTGGTAAAAATTAAACTCTTTGACACAACTAGATTTAtgtttgtctcttttctccccttACTTAAAGGGTTATTAATCCAGAACATAAAAGGCTCAGCTATAGCTCAATATTGTATTACAATAGCTCTGTAGTCACACAGTTTCAAGAAAAGCAGCTACAACAATAACTGGAGGTGGTACCAATCAGTGTACCACCTCTCCCATGTTAACTGAGCACCCTGAGAACAGACATTTGAGATTTATAAACTCTGAAATCTTTAAACACGAAGGGTGGTCAAAACAAGCTTCTGGACCTTGCTCTGCCAAGAATCTTCAGACACTGACAAACTACAACTTActggatttttaaatgctgtaacTCCCAGTTTCTTACTGAACTGGATCTGCTCAGTGTCCCATTAGTTTACCTAGTTCAAGACAACAATTTCTAGGTATTTCAATAGAAATGTTTCTGCAGGCAATCGCTCTGAAAAGAACCTAGGACAAGAAAGactattttcctcattttttttttttttaaatttttaaaagatatccACCTTCTAGTTGTAGCAGCTTTTCTGAGAATCTTGGCAGgcagttttttcccctttctcctaTATCCCATGGAGTACTTAAAACTCACAGAACGTGGAAAGACTCACCGATTCAGTAGCAGATTAATTAGGTATCTATTAAATGTTGACTTCCCTGTGTTTTTTGGGCCACACACCAGAACCACTGGGACACCTTCATCTTCcgctggaaaaacaaacattctGAAATGGACCAATGCCAGTTATTCTGATGTGCCCTGTTTACataaatttgtttaaaaaaaaaaagaaaaaaaagactcagtGATCTGACTAGAATATATTTGAATCACATGGAAAATACTCAGTTGAAGAGTACCGTGTTAAGTAAACTGTGTAAAGGTTCCTGAAGCAAGAAGCAAGCCCTGGTGCCAAAAACCAGCATGAAAGCACTCCAATTGTTTGTGCCATTTTAGAAGTTGCTGGTTAAGTAAGAACATGGGTTTTTCCCGGCTGCTACAAAGAGAGTGAAATGTAAGTTTTGACGTCAGACTGGGAAGTGGCTTCACACCAGCATGTGGCCTAGCAGCAGAGGCACAAACCCACTCAAGGTGATGCATGAGCTCCAGACTCCCACCATCCAGGAGAATAACACAAACCTCAATCAGTACCTGCCCCAGGGCACACTCTAGCTGTAACTCATGAAAACCCTTATAAACTTCCTATATTCAAGCTACCACAGCCTTTAGCCTCACCAAGTGCATGCCACTCACCACAGCACGCCTGGATCAACTCTTCCAAGGCCAGGGCCATGCTCTCTGACACCAGCAGCCCATGGTCAGGGCTACACTTCACAATGCCAACAGAGGCCAGAACAGCATCTTCTGGCGTGAAGTTGGGTTCTTCTTTTTTCTAGTGAAGAGTAGAAAAACAGGGCATGTGTAAGGCCTTACAGATGTGTAGCTGGACACTGACAGGGATGCTAAATAGGGTGGctgcctctctctctgcaggaggTCTGTtttggggaaggagcagcaccCACACTGCTGCCCAGGGTGGAGTGGGCATCGTGACACCCTGCGGGTCTCACCTGGGGCTCAAAGAGCCGTGACAGCGGGGGATGGCTCAGCAGGAACCGTGTCACCAGCGTGTCCAggtgctccagcagcaccacagcGCACTCCGGGGAGAACTGTGCCATCGCCTTCACCCGCGCCTCTGTAACGTGGGGAGAGCGAGCCCTCAGCCTGCGCCCGCGAAATGGCGGCACCCCCGCACCGCTCCGCACACGAAATGGCGGCATCCCCGCACCGCACACAAAATGGCGGCCACCCCGCACCGCACACAAAATGGCGGAGCAAACCGGCGGgcatcccacagcatccctcGCCGGCACTCACGGCGACGGACGCTGTGGGCCCTCAGGGCGGCGCGGGCGGCGGCGCGGAGCTGCCGGAGGTCGACGGCGGTCGGGCGGTCGGCGGGCAGCGCTTCCAGGGTGAGCGCGCAGTGGGTGGACGGGGAATACACCGGCAGCCCCGGCTGGTGCGAGGCGACGGCGAAGCCCAGCAGGCGGACGGAACCGTAGAGGCAGCGCAGGCGGCATTTCCCGGTGAATGTCAGCGTCTGCGGGGAGAGAGGTCGGTAAGCCGGcgagggaagggaggaaggagcggAGGACCGGTCGCTGCTCACCTGCCGCGGTGCCAGAATGAGGACAGCGGCGCCTTCCGCCGTCTCCACGGCCACCAGACTCGCCTCGGCCGGTGGCACCATGCCGGCGCGGGCGAAGGAGGCGGCGAAGTCCCTCCAGGCCGCCTCGGCCCGGCCCCCCCGGGACGAGCCCCGGCgggggcgggggcggcgggCCGGCTGGCCGCGCCGTGCGGGCATGGCCGCCACAGCCTCCCTCCGCCTCCCGCGGGGCCGCCCCTCGGCCCGGCCCCACCCGCCCCGTTAAGAGGCGCGGCCCGCAACCCAGCACCGCCCCGCCATGCcgctgccagccctgctctgcctctgcgcggccgccgccgcctccaCCGCCCGCGGTGACTACCGCCTGGCCGGCCTCTTCCCGATGCACAGCCCGCAGCCCCGAGATGCTCCCCAGCCGCTGGTGGACAGCTGCGACGAGTGAGTCCCCCTTTCTGCCCGGCTTTACCCCCCacaatgtggttttttttttgttttttcctctctgaaaaccATTTTACCATTTTTACAGCCCCACCACCTTCAAGTACCATGGCTATGCTCTGTCCCAGGCCATGAGGTTTGCCGTGGAGGAGATAAACAACTCCAGCACTCTCCTCCCCAACATCACCTTGGGCTACGACATCTACGATACCTGCTCCGAGCCCGCCAACCTCCACGCCACGCTGCGTGCGCTGGTTCAGAAGGACGGGAGGGAGGTGGAGGTGCTCTCCACCTTCCGCAATTACGAGCCCCAGGCGGTGGCTGTCATCGGGCCCGACTGCAGTGATGTGGCCCTGACCACTGCAGCTGTCCTCAGCGTCTTCCTTGTACCAGTGGTaagtgcagctctgcagggcagaTAAAGAAAAGCGATCCCAAGGGAGAATGATTTGAGGGAGGATGTTCTGGAAGAAACCAGACTGAGCTGGAGCGCAGCCCCTCGGTGCCGGTGTTGGCCAGGGTCTCTTCCTTGGCAGGGgcagctggcaggcaggaaTTGTGGCTGGCTCGCTGCCCTTGAGATGTTTCTTTTGCAGCAACGCGTTTGGCTCCAGGTCCTCTGAAGACTCCACAGGAGAGGGGCTGCTGAGCTGTCAGCTCTCAGGGTGCCGCTCCAAGTGGAATGCAAccccttttcttcctgtctccCTTTGCAGATTAGCTATGAAGCCTCCTCAGAGGTGCTGAGCCAGAAACGGTTATACCCCTCGTTCCTGCGCACCATTCCCAGTGACGGGCAGCAAGTGAAGGCCATCTTCCAGCTGATGAAGAACTTTGGGTGGAACTGGGTCGCACTGCTGGGCAGCAACAACGCCTACGGCAGGGACGGCTTAGACGCCCTCCAAAGGCTGCTGAATGAAAACAACATGTGTGTTGCCTACCGGGGCACCTTCGCCCTCAACGCGGatgccagcagccaggagctccACAACCTGGCCGCAATCCTCAGGGATATCAAGGTCAACGTCACCGTCATCTTCGCCAACAGACAAAGCGTCCATCCCTTCTTTAAGGTGATGGTCCAGAGGAATGTCACGGGTATGGTGTGGGTGGGCTCTGAAGATTGGTCGTTGGACCAAACGATCCGGCAGATCCCTGGCATCCAGAACATTGGCACGGTGATTGGGATCTCGGTCGAGATGATGGACCCCGCCATGGTGGAACGCTTCGTGtcttggaaagcagaaaaaagtccTGTGGCTGAACAAGATGACAGTgtggagggaggtggggaaaaTGGAGGGAGTGCCCAGCTGGACTGTACCCAGCGCTGCACTGCCTGCCACTTGTCTGCTTCTGCCCTTGATACATACGACACTCAGGCCTCCTTCAACGTGTACTCAGCTGTGTACACAGTGGCCCACGGCCTCCACGACCTGCTGGGCTGTGCTTCAGGGGCCTGCAGCAAAGGCACAGTCTATCCCTGGCAGGTAAGAGCAACGTGAGAAAGATTATTCCTTGTGGGAGAGAATACATGAGGATCCTTCCTCACAGGGAATGATTTTTGC
Proteins encoded:
- the NOL9 gene encoding polynucleotide 5'-hydroxyl-kinase NOL9 is translated as MPARRGQPARRPRPRRGSSRGGRAEAAWRDFAASFARAGMVPPAEASLVAVETAEGAAVLILAPRQTLTFTGKCRLRCLYGSVRLLGFAVASHQPGLPVYSPSTHCALTLEALPADRPTAVDLRQLRAAARAALRAHSVRRQARVKAMAQFSPECAVVLLEHLDTLVTRFLLSHPPLSRLFEPQKKEEPNFTPEDAVLASVGIVKCSPDHGLLVSESMALALEELIQACCAEDEGVPVVLVCGPKNTGKSTFNRYLINLLLNRLPSVEYMECDIGQTEFTPPGCVSLSDVTEPILGPPFTHQQTPRKMVYYGQTSCEQDTERYLDVVKYVFSSYKKEVPLVINTMGWVKGEGLLLLIDIIRLLSPSHIVQMDVYDWKAMAPLTPEHVHQTPGLYTKGKQQAKRKRMGLSGAENWKSTEGDGDTSAPEYKLLYVHPEFPRAGVAGEARVHSGILRDMAILGYLGQLQSPDIGAVLPLHSLVPYQVPFNAVALRVIHTDVAPTNIMYAVNASWVGLCRIPDEIRCQTDGPVLLTQTPVCDCLGFGIVRGVDIEKKLYHILTPVPPENLRQVNCLLLGNIAIPNCVLVGQQGIEGEIPYVTSDYNYSILGSGKLKKKKHFMRREYAFECDYA